Proteins co-encoded in one Spirosoma endbachense genomic window:
- a CDS encoding DUF4843 domain-containing protein — protein sequence MKTLLRFMLIGFILFTQTSCFEESDFLWNKKTVVEFQATVVTSLAVGKTYPLLPIKNGAGNQTTQVNLVGPQRSKEEVIKFSVDKDNTTAVEGVHYNLKGGTFTIPANSSLGNCVVEVLNGTPPTSTTTKTVDLVLTLEGNGSDISPNENYKKVGYRISF from the coding sequence ATGAAAACACTCCTGCGTTTCATGCTGATAGGTTTTATCCTATTTACACAAACTTCCTGCTTTGAGGAAAGTGATTTCCTGTGGAATAAAAAAACGGTCGTTGAATTTCAGGCTACGGTTGTTACCTCACTGGCCGTTGGAAAAACATATCCGCTGTTGCCCATTAAGAACGGGGCTGGCAATCAGACTACTCAGGTGAATCTGGTGGGGCCACAACGGAGTAAAGAGGAAGTTATTAAATTTTCGGTCGATAAAGACAATACGACCGCTGTTGAAGGGGTGCATTACAACCTGAAAGGAGGGACCTTTACCATTCCTGCCAATTCCAGTTTGGGGAATTGTGTTGTCGAGGTTTTGAACGGCACACCACCGACTTCAACGACGACCAAAACCGTTGATCTGGTTCTGACTCTGGAAGGAAATGGGTCGGACATTAGCCCGAACGAAAATTATAAGAAAGTAGGCTACCGAATTTCATTTTAA
- a CDS encoding RagB/SusD family nutrient uptake outer membrane protein, translated as MKIYTFKRVLATAIMTWGLAACSSLIEVKPRTSIDSGTALTSQEAINAAVNAVYDALQSTDLYGRDLIALPEALSDNGRATNNSSRLVPEYQNQSGAHMINWTQDYYGINQANLVLDALTKVKLTDALRNSYEGQCLFLRALMYFDLVKVYAYMPTATISDYNRGGVPLILSGVLTLPQVTYPDRAATDAVYTQILADLTAAIDKLSATAKTRGPIYATQGAAQALYSRVALYAGKYQEAADFATKALASGIGTFQPKANYIAGWRTAINPESMFEINFQTSENIGVNTSLQTTFTTLTAVGNRTTTGGFGDLVPTVALLADLESEKDASGAVLDIRRQLYELGTSGRGAVNTETTKFLGKNGTINLDNVPVIRISEMYLNRAEAYYRLGKEADAIKDLNTIRTRSGLAEKTTLTGAALLDEIIKQRRLEFAFEGHRFWDLKRLGRDIVKLPTTVPFTDYRILARIPIAEINNNPKLKQNYNY; from the coding sequence ATGAAAATATACACGTTTAAACGGGTGCTTGCCACGGCTATTATGACGTGGGGACTTGCTGCCTGCAGTAGTTTAATTGAAGTGAAACCAAGGACATCGATTGATTCCGGTACGGCACTCACCTCACAGGAAGCCATCAATGCGGCTGTCAATGCGGTTTATGATGCGTTGCAAAGTACGGATCTGTATGGCCGTGATTTGATTGCGCTTCCTGAGGCCCTTTCCGATAACGGGCGTGCCACCAACAACTCAAGCCGTCTTGTGCCAGAGTACCAGAATCAATCGGGTGCACACATGATTAACTGGACTCAGGACTATTACGGGATTAACCAGGCTAATCTGGTTCTCGACGCACTGACTAAAGTTAAGCTGACCGATGCCTTACGCAATTCGTATGAGGGCCAGTGTCTGTTCCTGAGGGCTTTAATGTATTTCGACCTGGTTAAAGTCTATGCGTACATGCCAACAGCCACCATCAGTGATTATAATCGGGGTGGTGTTCCGTTGATTTTGTCAGGGGTATTGACCTTGCCTCAGGTAACCTATCCGGATCGGGCAGCTACGGATGCCGTATATACCCAGATCCTGGCCGACCTGACCGCTGCTATCGATAAACTAAGTGCTACGGCTAAAACAAGAGGGCCGATCTACGCTACGCAGGGCGCTGCTCAGGCACTTTATTCGCGAGTAGCACTCTATGCCGGAAAATACCAGGAGGCCGCTGATTTTGCAACCAAAGCATTGGCTTCCGGGATCGGTACATTTCAACCGAAAGCCAATTACATTGCTGGCTGGCGAACAGCTATTAACCCCGAATCGATGTTTGAAATTAACTTTCAAACGAGTGAAAATATCGGCGTTAATACGTCGCTACAAACAACCTTTACGACACTGACGGCCGTTGGAAACCGCACGACTACCGGTGGTTTTGGCGATCTGGTACCGACCGTGGCACTCCTGGCCGACTTAGAGTCAGAAAAAGATGCGTCGGGTGCTGTACTGGACATTCGTCGGCAGCTCTACGAGCTGGGAACCAGCGGTCGGGGCGCTGTAAACACCGAAACGACGAAGTTTCTGGGTAAGAATGGCACCATCAACCTCGATAACGTTCCGGTGATCCGTATTTCGGAAATGTACCTCAACCGGGCCGAAGCGTATTATCGCTTAGGAAAAGAAGCCGATGCCATTAAAGATTTGAATACGATCCGGACGCGGTCGGGTTTAGCCGAAAAAACCACCCTGACAGGTGCCGCTTTGCTGGACGAAATCATTAAACAGCGCCGACTCGAATTTGCTTTTGAAGGACATCGCTTCTGGGATTTGAAACGACTGGGCCGCGACATTGTCAAACTGCCCACAACGGTTCCTTTTACTGATTATCGCATTCTGGCCCGGATTCCGATTGCCGAAATCAATAACAATCCCAAGCTAAAACAAAATTATAACTACTGA